The Anastrepha ludens isolate Willacy chromosome 2, idAnaLude1.1, whole genome shotgun sequence genome contains a region encoding:
- the LOC128855798 gene encoding serine protease easter-like, with the protein MTIRLYINVILAITTTVILRFGDAVTNYGACRTPNRMEATCINLEDCRYLFELVQDPNLSQNDRAYLRSSQCGYRDRKVLICCPSQYMTLSATTPAPLPAPAPAPAFAQPGVLFPESLPAKRPVSNSASGFSGGDSRINSSSSLLPKFPQCGNVLDNRIYGGTETAIDEFPWTALIEYLKPNGVKGHYCGGALISERYVLTAAHCVKPSDLPAGWRLTGVRLGEWDTRSDPDCSKEGCAPSHKDIAIVQNIPHPDYASHNDPNDIALLRLAESVQFSDFVKPICLPTTTSLRMDTFLNTAMDVAGWGSTETSSSSFVKLKATLKVKDLDACRAKYAKLNGIKLDSTQLCAGGESGIDTCRGDSGGPLMFQDDVNGKAAYYLVGIVSYGPTPCGLSGWPAIYTRVGAFIDWIEKNMQT; encoded by the exons taaCAAATTATGGAGCCTGCCGCACACCGAACCGCATGGAAGCTACGTGCATTAACCTGGAAGATTGTCGCTACCTTTTCGAATTAGTGCAAGATCCGAATCTATCACAAAACGATCGCGCATATTTGCGTAGCAGCCAATGCGGGTATCGCGATCGCAAAGTTTTG ATATGTTGTCCTTCACAATACATGACACTAAGTGCCACCACGCCTGCACCGTTACCCGCACCTGCGCCAGCTCCAGCCTTTGCACAACCAGGTGTGCTTTTTCCAGAATCCCTGCCAGCGAAGCGCCCTGTAAGTAACAGCGCTAGTGGTTTCAGCGGCGGCGACAGCAGAATCAACAGTTCCTCTAGCTTATTGCCGAAGTTTCCGCAATGTGGGAATGTGCTTGACAACCGCATTTACGGTGGCACTGAGACAGCGATAGATGAATTTCCGTGGACCGCCTTGATTGAGTACTTAAAGC CGAATGGCGTGAAGGGCCACTATTGCGGGGGCGCATTGATAAGCGAACGCTACGTATTGACGGCCGCACATTGTGTTAAACCGAGTGATCTGCCCGCCGGCTGGAGATTGACTGGTGTGCGTTTGGGTGAATGGGACACGCGCTCTGATCCCGATTGCAGCAAAGAAGGTTGTGCGCCCAGTCATAAAGATATCGCCATTGTGCAGAATATTCCACATCCAGATTATGCAAGTCACAATGACCCCAACGATATTGCATTGCTGCGTCTAGCCGAGTCTGTGCAATTCAGTGATTTTGTTAAGCCGATTTGTTTACCCACAACAACAAGCCTGCGCATGGACACTTTTCTCAATACTGCAATGGATGTAGCCGGTTGGGGTTCAACCGAAACAAGTTCaagtagttttgttaaattgaAAGCCACCCTGAAAGTTAAAGATTTGGATGCGTGCCGTGCGAAATATGCTAAACTAAATGGTATAAAATTGGATTCGACGCAGTTGTGTGCGGGTGGCGAGTCGGGAATCGATACGTGCCGTGGTGACTCGGGTGGTCCGTTGATGTTTCAGGATGATGTAAACGGTAAAGCGGCTTATTATCTGGTAGGGATAGTCTCGTATGGACCAACTCCATGCGGTTTAAGTGGTTGGCCAGCGATTTACACGAGAGTTGGTGCGTTTATAGATtggattgaaaaaaatatgcaaacatag